The sequence below is a genomic window from Fulvitalea axinellae.
GATCAAGCCCGCTTTTTCGAGCAGTTTTCTAAATTCGGAATATCCATCCCTAGTCATAAAATAATTATGGACACTATAGCTGGCAGGAAGCAATAAGCCTGACACTTCGTAGAATGTTCCGTTATCACCAGATTCGTCCGAAGCAAGGGAAGTCACAAAAAGTTCTTCGTCAATCTCGAAAACACCTCCTGATTTGATCTTTCCATCCTCAATTTTGATTCGCTGTGTTTCGTTCACAGTTTTCAGGTACTGGGTACTGGTCAAATCGGTGACGTCGATATCGAACAGCATATGGTTATCAAAAATCCTTTGCATATAACTGTCGGATAGGTCTTCGTACTTATCCTTATCGCTGTTGTATTTTTGGAACTTGTTCGCATCTTCGTTGAAGATGATTCCCGCGTCGCGAAAAACCTGATTGTTTGGAGCGAAAACCGTAGACCTCAAACTCTGGGTGTTCATCAGGTTGGTGGCCACCGGGTTTTTGTTCATAATGCGAAGCATATACGTGAACGTGGTGTCCATCGACAATTTGCGCAAAACAGAAGTATAAGCCCTAGGCTCAAGCGTCCGGTTAAGTCCGTAAACTACGGCGTTGTTAAGGAAATCGGTGTAGAAAACATCACCCTTCTCAAGGTTTACCAACTCGTCTCCGCCCGAGGCGAAAAAGCCCAAATCAGAAGGCCGGAGCCATCCCATGGTCAGGTATCTTGAAAATTGAAGATGATTGGCCACAACGGCATGAAGCGCCTCCGAAGGAATTTCCTCAATTGAAGCGTAAGCGCCCGATTGGAAGAAAGTACGGTCCAAGAAATCCTGCAAAGCGTCGTTATGCGGGATAGTGGCGATATTTACCACCATCTCCGTATACCAATGCGAATAGGCGTTATACGGATTCTTGTCGGCCGGCACCCAATCCAGATTCCAGTCATCATAAGTTTTGTAAAACAACGAGTCCTTAACCTCTCCTTTTTGCGCTTCCGTGGCTTTTGAATCGTAAACATAACGGCCGAAACGCCTAAGCAAAGAGTAATACAGACTGAATTCCTCCTTATTGGCCAACAGCATTTCCAAGTTGCCCAAAGGCGGAATAACCCTATCGATTACATGATAATAACCGTTCAAGGCTTTCTGGTTTGGCCGGGTAGAAATAGCGTCGTGCACATTATGCCCCGTAAACTGACTGTTAGGAAACAAAAAGGTATAGTCTTCTTCTTCCTTTAAACCGTTGTTGATGTCGTAATCGAAAATCGGAAGATAATCCGCCTGCCTAGACAGCTTCTTTACCCGTCCCGTTCTCCAATCGTAATCTTCGTACGGCGGGGCGTTGTAGATCGAAATAAATTTAAAATCCCAGGAAGCGCTCTTACCGTAGCCAACATCAGTAGGCTTTGAGGTATACCTACCAGCTCTTAGAAGCTGGTCCCAAGACCAAGCATCCTTAATAATATGGCCTCTTACGATTTTCTTCACTTCTTCTTCTGGCAATTCGCTAATATCCGAAACCCCGTACTCCTTGTCCATAAAGGAAAGGATAGCCTTATCGGTAGGGGGAAAAGCCGTAAAAGTACTTTTCTCAAGATCTTCCCGCATCCCCAAGATATCGATCCCTTTTACGAACTGCTTCAGCTCCGCATCCTTTTCCATTGCGGTTACCAAACGCCCACCAAGGTCACTGGAAATGTCGTAGTGTTTCATATTATCCTCACATCCGTAAAGGATCAGGACAAACAGAACAATCGCACACTTAAAACCGTGTAAATTTAATCTCATACTGTACTTTTTAGTGTGAAAAATATGTATTCCAAAAATTGTATTATCCATACACAACAGCACCACTGAAAAAATCAGGAGCTTGATACCATCAAACTAAAACAGCCGAAGCTTTATCCATCTTATTCCAGAAACTCTAAGGTCGCACCATCATACCATATAACGCTATAACCATTGTCTAACACCCTGCTTCGTAGCTAGTCAAAACAAATCAATCCAACACGAGAACCTAACACCATCCAGCTACGACGTTTGTGAATTGGGGGAAACAAGCGCTTCACCGATAAAAATCATGAAACAAAATTATACTTAACTTGATTCAAAAAAGCCCCCTATTGAATAACTACAAGCAATAAAAACACACTAAGCCACTAAGAATTATACCGCCCCCTTTCAATTTAAAAATATCCCCTCCCTATATGCGGGGGTCATTAAGTCAAGGGACGAAAGCAAACACAAGGGAGTCATTCAACCCACATTCAACAAGACAAGATTGTCTCACACCCCCTATACGAAATCTCTGAAACCTAAACTTAAGGAGCCCATAACGGTGTAGCATCGTTACACATGATAGGCACCGCATCTAATTCGTTAAAAAATATCATTCGAAAATCATCGGGCCAACACATTTTCTCAAAACCCATTAACAGGACAAAATAAAGCTATACTATAGAAAAATATAAAAAATAGCATATATAGCGAAACACAGAGGTCTGCATTAGAACCCAAAACTATTGCCGGCATTCCTATTCATAACCATAAAAAGGAGCATCTCTACCAGCCCAAGTATCGGCTCCTACCAGCGGTTCGCCAAGCATTCGGAGATAGGTGAAAAGCTGGGTTTTGTAACCAGTCAAAAACTTCAAGGTGATTTCCAATAACGCCTCGTTCAGCGGTTTCTTATCCAGCAACGGGTGCCAAGCCTCTTGCTCGTATTGGCTTTCTTTCAGGTTTTCGAAAAAAAGGAAAAGCGCTTCTTTTTGAGCTATACTCGCTTTTTCAAAATCCGTTTCGAGATTCATTTCAAACGCCCTCTTTTTCATCTCGTAATAACGGTTATGGCTTTTGGTTTTAAAATCGTTATCGCGCAAAGCTTCGGCAGTATAAATCCCTATAAAAGAAAGTGTCCGCAACACTTCACCTACAGACCACATGCTTTGCTCTGGCCTGAATCCATAATGTTTGGCGGGCGTTTTGGCGTAAAGCCACTCTACAGTGTCCAGTTCATGTATAATTGAATCCCTTAATTCTGTCTTGCTGATCATTCCTTTTGTCGTTTGGGGTTTGCAACCGCAAGGTAATATTATAAAGGAAAAGCGTATGAATGGATCCAATTTATAATTCCGCAAAAGGAAGATGAAACGAAACCGTTAACTCAAAAGTGGAAAAATCGAAACGATGCTTCTTCCCGAACGCTTTTCCGTCTTTCTTTAGCGAGCTCATCGTATTTTCATCAATCCGGAAAGTGACAGGCCGAAAAACGTAATTCGCCGAAACGCTAAGCCATTCGTAAAAATAAAACTCCATACCCGCTCCCAAAGCGAATCCGTGTCTGCGCATCAAGGTTTCCGAATCGCGGTTGTCATCACAATCATTGTCGCATTCGCAAAAATATAACGGAACATCATCCACATCCCAAAAGTAACAGTCCTCGTCCCTGTCAGGAACCAAAGCGTTATAAGCCCATAAAAAAGAACCTTTGGTCGAAAGAAACAACTTGGTTCCCTCATAGAATGTATTTTCCAAGACTTTGACTTTCATCGAAAGTTCGGGACCGTATAGCAATACTTCTTCCGTCAGGTTATCGCCTTTGCTCTTCCAAAAAGAATTGAGAACAAAGCCCGGCGCGATGTAAAGCTTCTCATTTGCCGGCAACGTGGCGCCGAGTCGGGTGCCTAAGCCTCCCCAAAACACTTCCTGAGGTATTCCTTGATCAAGCGCGGCTCCCCGGATATCCAAATCGATACTCCCTCCTCTCAGAAACCCTTGGGAATAACCCGAATGACATAAAATTGCGCCGAGTAAAAATGTAAAAAGTACGAATCTCATAAGTCAATATTTCATGTGGCAAAACAATGGCGTTCTGACTGTTTGACAATAAATCTGGACAAAAAGGTTGCATACTCAACTTTAGTTTTTTCTATTCCATTTGAAAAAATTTCAACCAGTAATAGATTTTTTAAATAACCCGGGCTCATACTATTCAACCTCCAAACTTCAGGTTCTCGAATCAACCCTAACTTTTTTACTTTGTGGGTAAAATAATGTATTATCATCCTTCGTTTTTTCACGAAAAGCAACGCAGAAGGGGCACTTCTAAACTTGTGTCCCTTTTTCTTCCCAAAAACATAACCGTTTGCCATCTTCATACGTACCCCTAATTCTGACCTTACGGATAATAGTTTCTATATGAAAAAACACATACTATCAAGCCTGCTTCTGCTGGTTAGCATAATGCCGATCTTCGCCCAAAAAACGGGGACGATAGCCAAAAACGGCATGGTATCCACGGCACACCCGGTAGCATCGCGGGTAGGGCTGGATATTCTAAAAAAAGGCGGAAACGCCTTTGACGCGGCCGTAGCCGTAAAATTCGCTTTGGCTGTTGTCTACCCTAGAGCCGGCAATATCTCAGGCGGCGGATTTCTGGTTTACAGAACGGCCTCCGGCGAAAACGGGTCTTTGGATTTTCGCGAAAGGGCACCATTATCGGCCAGCCGTGATATGTATCTGGACAAAAACGGAAACGTAATCAAAAACCTGAGTTTAAAAGGAGCTTTGGCCGTGGGCGTGCCCGGCACAGTGGACGGCATGTACGAATTGTGGTCAAAAAAAGGAAAACTTCCGTGGAAAGCACTTATCCAACCGTCCGTTGATCTGGCCCAGAATGGATTCGAACTGACTAAAGCCGAAGCTGATAAGCTTAACATTTATCAGGACGTACTTAAAGAAATGAACGGAGCGCCAAACCCGTATATAAGCCCAGCGGGCAAATGGAAAAAGGGTGACCGTATCATAAATAAATCGCTGGCAAATACGCTTACGGCCGTTCGTGACAATGGCAGGGCCGGATTCTATGAGGGAAAAGTAGCGGACGACTTAGTAAATACCATACAGAAAAACGGCGGGATACTTTCGCATAAAGATCTTCGGGAATATAAATCCATCTGGCGTGGCACCATCTCCGCTGACTATAGAGGATACACAATACACTCCATGCCTCCGCCGTCCAGTGGCGGTATAGCCTTGGCTCAGCTTTTCACCGGTTCGGAAATGATGAACCTTTCGGATTACAAACACAATTCCCCGGACGCCATCCACTTGATGACCGAATTGGAACGCCGTGTTTACGCTGACAGGGCTACACACTTGGGCGATCCCGATTTTTATGATGTTCCGCAAGCAATGTTGTTGGACCGGGAATATCTCAGAAAAAGATTCTCCGATATTCGGATGGATAAAAAAACCGACTCGCAGAGAATTAAGCCCGGCAAAGTCAACCGTATCGAAAGTTTGGAAACTACCCACCTATCGATTGTGGACAAAGACGGCAACGCGGCCTCGATTACCACCAGCCTTAACGGCAACTATGGCTCTAAGCTGATGGCCAAAGAAGGCGGATACCTTCTTAACAACGTAATGGACGACTTTAGCTCCAAGCCCGGCACTCCGAACCAGTTCGGTTTAGTCGGTGCGGAGGCAAATGCCATAGCACCGGGCAAACGCATGCTCAGCAGCATGTCCCCTTCGATAGTCGAGAAAGACGGCAAACTGTTTATGGTAGTCGGCACACCCGGAGGTTCTACGATTATCACCAGTGTCTATCAAACCATCCTCAACATAATTGACCACGGGATGAGCATGCGGGAAGCGGTGGACGCTAAAAAGTTCCATTCGCAATGGTTGCCAGACGTTATCGTAATGGAAGAAAAAAGTTTCTCGTCAGAGACTTTGGATTCTCTGCGAAAGCGGGGGCACAAGCTGAAATTCGCCAGCCAACTCGGTCGTATGGACTGTGTTTTGGTACGACCGGACGGTTCGCTTGAGGGCGCCTCCGACACCAACCGTTCCGACGGTCAGGCTTTAGGCTATTGACATTGGTAAGGTGAAGCGTAAAAGAGGCTGATTGAAATTGACTCATCCATTTCTGGCCAAATAAGAAGTTGATTCTATTTTGATAATGGCCCATTTTACGCTTCATTCTTTTACTTGGCACAATTCTCACATAGGCCAAAACACATCCGGCCCTTCCGCTCCTCTGGGATTATCATCTGTTTTTTTATCTGTGGGCAAGCGCAACTCCGCTCCCCGGTCATAGGTAGGTTCACCTCCGGTTTTCAGCTCCTCGCCTCTTCCTATATCGGCTTTAAGCTTAGCGCGTGGCGCGCCCGGCACTACTTTATATGAATACTGGGCTTCCTCTCCTTTTAGGCCCGGAGTAAGATTTTCCAGTAACACCATGTCATCATCGCAGTAAGGCTTTACTTCCATATTTCTGTGCGGATGAAAAAAGTCCAAATCCCGTTCGCCGAATTCTTTTCGGGTCATCCGAATCGCCTCATCCATAGTCATCGGCCTTTTTTCCAGCATTGTTGCCAAAGCCGACGCACGCTTGCTCATAAATGTTCTGGATTCCCTGCCCCGCTTTTCTTGGTAAGCTTCATAATGCTCGATCCACTCCAACACATGCAGGGAAAGGCTCCCTTCTTCGCCCACCAGTTCCCTATAAAGCTTATTCATAAGCCTGAGATTGTCCTTGTCAACCTTTTCGCCATCGGGCGTCAAGTTGTTTTTCCTCTTCAATCCATTATCCAACGTCGTTTCCAACTCCTGTAACTTTCGTATCTGACCATAATCCGGCCGTTCGAAATGCCGGCGCCAGCCTCTTTTCCTCTCTATCATCTTGGCTACCCTGCCATAAAAACGGTATACACTGGCCAGCATATCTTCGTCCATCTCCCAAACCTGAAAAAAGCTTGTGCCTTCGCTCCACCCCACTCCGGGCGCCAACGGCTCCGTCATCCGCATAACGTCAGTCCCAAAATATTCGGGATGGGCTTCCGCCACGGCTACCAAAGCTTTTGCGGTGCGATCAAAACCTTCTTTCGAAACCACATCCACCGTGAAAGTATCCGTTCGCCGATGCGCCCTGTTGACCGGAACAATATTAATCGTGTCGATATAAGACGTTTCCATCTCGCTTTCCGGACTAATCAGCTTGGCCAAGACATCCAATACTTGTGGCATTGCGAAAGCTTGAACGTTCAACACAAAATTATAGGACTGGGGAGAAGCAGGCGCTTCCAAAGTCGGGCGTCGGCCGGGCAACATCTCCGACATATCAAGGCTAGTGCCCGAAGGTGGCATTACTGCCCCGCTTTTTTTTCTCCATGCCGAAATCCGGATCATATTCCGTCGGTATTCCCTGGTCTCATGCAGGTTTGCCAACTTTTCAGAACCGAAGTAAATGGTGTCCGCACCTTCTTTCTCCAAATAAGCGTAAGTCCCGGGCATCTTGTCACGCATAACCCGGGTCATGGCCTTTACAGTAGAGGCCTCATCCGCTTCCCCTAGCTTGGGCTTTTCATCTTTTGGATAAACGGCCATGGCAAAAAAACTGTCCAAGACGTTCCATCCTCGTTCTTTCCAAGGCCAAGTGTCCCCTTCCCGAGCCCAGTTTTTATCCACCAATTCCACTAGGTCTTTGAAGCTATCGGAAGGAGTTTCTTTATCCAGAAGTTCGGAACGGACCCAGCACTCCTCCATCGTCCCCATAAGGTGGCACTGAGTCCACTCTTCGGCGAATTCTCCCGAGTCGTTTTGACTGTCGTTTGAAGGCCCGGCATCGTCAGGTTCTTCGATAAGGATCAGCTCTCCGGAGTGTAAAGGAAGATACGAAACCATCTTCTTTACTCCGAATTCGGTGATGTAAGCGAAACTGTCGCGCTTCATCCGCGCCGGGAGCAACATAGCCTGAACAACCTGCTCCTTCCTTCTTGGAAAACCCGCCACCGACCGCTCTCCACTACGGCCCGAGACCCTTCTTGCGCTTACGTTTCTGGATTTTGGCGAGAACATTTTCGGTTAGCTTCAGGTAAGTATGCGGGACACCGAACCCACTATCCGCCTTACTTGCGACGCATAACAACAGCGATAAAAACCGTTCCGAAACGGAAAATCCTTAGTGTCGCGTACAAAACCGGTCTTTATTTTGAACCTATGCTTTTCCAAAGCGTCCGTATGTTTGAGCGAGAACCATTCCGTAAAAAAACCGAAAGGAGATCCGTAGCCGGAACGGAAAGTGTCGCTAAGCTTCCGCCCGCAACAGATTTTCCGCCGATTCAATGCGCCATGCTGGAAATGCCCCAGGAGGAATGGTACGGTAACCGCTTCGCCACGCCTGATCGCAAAAGGCGCTTTCTGCGCACCAACCTCCGCCGGGCAATCCTTGTGCCCGCTTCGGGAACCTACCCTCACCTGACCATAGACATTGACGACGTAAACCACAAACAAAAACGCCGTACTGTCACTCTGCATATCAGCCGTATGCATTATTCCAAATCAAAAACGGCAGAGCGAATTTTCTATGCGGAAGACCCGAAAACGGGGGCCTTTGTCACTGAACAAAACTCACCCGAAGCCGAACACGCCACCCAAGAAGCCAACGCTTGGTTGCGCAAAGCGAAAATAGGTTTTGTATTGCAAACGGAAGCGTCCATCCCCGCATTGCCGGGTACGCCCAAGGTACGAGTGTCCGCCGTAACTGACACTGATCTGCCAAAAACGGATTCAACTTCCTCTTTGCCTCTGGAAGAAGGGCTAAAACTCCTGACCGTAAGCGATTCCGGTTCGGGGTCCTCCATCAGCCTTTCCCCCGAACCTTCGCCGTCAATGGCAAAAAAGAGAAAGAAACGGAAAAAGAAACCGGACCGGGCCGCTTTGAGAGATTTCTTCGACGAACAGGAGCTTGAGGAAAACATCAAGTTCGGGAACCTGATGGAGCGTTACGGCGTGGAAGACCTTTCCCAACTGCCTGACGGGCCCTTCGATTATTTTTTAGAGATGGAAACGCTGATCGTAAGGCATATTTCCGAAAAAATCACCGCACTGTTCCAAAAGTCCAGAACCGTTGGAAAAGGCTATTCCGCCGAAACGCTCCGACAAAAACTGGGGGACAAGGCAAAAGGCAAAAAGCTTCCGCCAGACCAATTCGCCAAAAGTTTAACGGACCGGATGGCGACACCCGTCATTCCCAACTTTTCGGAATACCGCATGAGTGACCTGATTCCCGACAGTATCCGCACAGCGGGCGAGCCTACTCCCGAACAACGAGACTTGTTCCTATACGCCCTGCGCGTTATGGCCAATGTCTACAGTATCCTTCTTATGCACCACCGCGCCCACGAAATACACGACAACACCAAAACGCTTTCGGCGCATTTTACACATTCGGCCAGTAAGCTTTCAAGCGTATTTTTCCTGAAAATGTCGGCGAATTTTTGCCCGAAAATAGACTTGAGTTGGGACGGTTCCGAAACTTATAGCGTTACCTCTCTTATGGAAAATCCGAAATCCATCGACGCTGAAGCTTATAGGTTGGAAGAACATTGGGACACGGTCACTTCCGACGTAAAAGAAGTTTTCGACGAAATGACATGGGCCATAAACGCCATGTATTCCCTTCCGCCCGAGGCTATAAGCGAATTGGACAGGCAAGCCGGCTCTATCAGTATTTCCACCCAAGAAGAAGTAACCGCCGCCGTAGCCGATAAAGGCACTCCGAAAGAAGCTAAAATGGAACGGTTCACCATTGAGCTCAACAAACAAATAAGCATGCTCAGGCAGGCTCTTGAAAGAACCGGCCCCCAAGCCACCACGTAGCCATTTACATTATTACTTCCATTCAGACTTTAAATGCGGAAACGAGCGCTTGAGTTTCTTTTTCGTTTGTTCCAGCATAAAGGAATTTCCCTGTTTAAGATAAAAATCACGCTCGAATATAAACTGCGCCTTCTCCATGTCTTTATGGGGAAAATTTCCAACCTCTGTCGCTTCAAAATAGAGTTTGTAACTCGCTTGCATCAATTTCTCGCTTATTCTCCAATGTGGACTTCGCAAAACCTTTCTGGCTATTTCAAGCACAAATTCGAAAAGCTTCTGCTCGTCCCTGTTACCCGTAGGCACATATTCTTGCTCCAACAACAAAAGCGTGTCAATATACAAGGGATGATTCCTGTATTCATTATCCAATAACACAACCAATGCTTTCTCATCCCGGGTACGGATTCTCTTTTCCTCCTCTTGCGCCACCAATTTATTAGCGTCGCTTTTTTCCTTCAGCAAATTCCAGCCATAACGAGCCAATACAAAACCGCCAATGGCGAGAAACACATAAACGTTAAAGTGTTTCGGAAAAACAAGATAGACTCCGTAAGCCGCCACAAAAATCCCCGAAAACAAAATCAAAAAACGAATCGTATGCCCTTTAGGCCCTTTCCTCAACTCTTCCATTCCCTAAAAATTCCTAATAGTCATCAATAAAAAACTCAATTACAAGATTTGGAAAAGAATGGGAATATGCAAGATATAACCCGAGAGTTTACCCGAATCCAAGGTTATCATACACAGAGAATGGGAGGCCTTGGGAAGTGTCGCCAACTAGTTTGAAAGGCATCTTCTCGAAGAAAAAAATAGGCTTTTGAGTTATTCGTAAAACACATAATCGATAATCTCATATTATGCTATGAATCAAAATTTTATCTCTTTCTTACGGGTTCCGAGAAATCTATAAACTTCGGAGAGAAATGTATAAATGAGTGTAATCGAATTCGCCCACCTTTGTAATATCGAAAACAAAAATAAACGCTATGTCAAAGACAGTAATCATCACCGGCGCTTCTACCGGATTCGGTAAAGTGACAGCCAAAAAATTCCAGGCCGAAGGTTGGAACGTAGTGGCCACCATGCGTAGCCCTGAAAAAGAAACGGAGCTAAACCAACTGGACAATGTCCTGGTTTGCAAGATGGACGTAACAGAGGAAGCCAGCGTACACCAAGCCTTGGCTTTGGCCACCGAAAAGTTCGGAAGCGTTGACGCGTTGGTCAACAACGCCGGTTACGGAGCATTGGGCGTTTTGGAAGGCGCCAGCGAAGAAGCCGTCCGCAGGCAGTTTGAAGTAAACGTATTCGGACTGATAAAGGTGACTCAAGCCACCATTCCTATTATGCGCGAGCAAGGTTCGGGCGTTATCGTAAACATATCATCCGTCGGCGGTCGTTTGGCCTTCCCTTACTTCTCTCTTTATCATTCCTCGAAGTTCGCAGTCGAAGGGCTTACCGAATCGCTACAATACGAACTGAATCCGTTGGGAATAAAGATGAAAATTGTGGAACCGGGCGCTTACAAAACCGATTTCGCCACCCGCTCGCTGGATATTTACGGAAAAGGACCCGAAGCCTACCATCAGGCCTTCGATGAGTTTATGGCCTTTATGTCCAACCTGAACTCAAGCCAGAACATCTCGGAAGTGGCGGACGCCATATTCAAGGCTTCGACGGACGACAGCGACCAACTGCGGTACGTTGTTGGCGCAGATGCGGAACAATATATCGAAACAGCCAAAGAACTTGGTACCGAAGGATTCATAAAAATGATCCGTGACCGGATGAAGGGCTAACCCAAACCGATAGCCATAAACCGAAAATAATGCGCTCGGTTTGTGGCTATCGTTTTTCTTTACGATAATACGTTTGGGCTTCCCATAAAACAGCCCACACGAAAACGCCTAACCATCCGTTATCCGGAGAAGGACCCTAATAAGGAAAACCGCAAATTAAAATGGCCCATAAGAACCTTTTGAGCATAACTAGCCTGTCGGAACTCAACGACTTATTGGGCTGTCCCAAACCCAAACACCCGTTGGTCAACTTGATACGTATTCAGGATTTTAAGGATTGTGCTTTTCCGGTTAACACTTCGGTGAATTTGGCTTTTTATTGCGTATCGCTGAAAAAATGTACGGGCAGATTAGCCTATGGCAGAAGCTATTA
It includes:
- a CDS encoding fasciclin domain-containing protein produces the protein MRLNLHGFKCAIVLFVLILYGCEDNMKHYDISSDLGGRLVTAMEKDAELKQFVKGIDILGMREDLEKSTFTAFPPTDKAILSFMDKEYGVSDISELPEEEVKKIVRGHIIKDAWSWDQLLRAGRYTSKPTDVGYGKSASWDFKFISIYNAPPYEDYDWRTGRVKKLSRQADYLPIFDYDINNGLKEEEDYTFLFPNSQFTGHNVHDAISTRPNQKALNGYYHVIDRVIPPLGNLEMLLANKEEFSLYYSLLRRFGRYVYDSKATEAQKGEVKDSLFYKTYDDWNLDWVPADKNPYNAYSHWYTEMVVNIATIPHNDALQDFLDRTFFQSGAYASIEEIPSEALHAVVANHLQFSRYLTMGWLRPSDLGFFASGGDELVNLEKGDVFYTDFLNNAVVYGLNRTLEPRAYTSVLRKLSMDTTFTYMLRIMNKNPVATNLMNTQSLRSTVFAPNNQVFRDAGIIFNEDANKFQKYNSDKDKYEDLSDSYMQRIFDNHMLFDIDVTDLTSTQYLKTVNETQRIKIEDGKIKSGGVFEIDEELFVTSLASDESGDNGTFYEVSGLLLPASYSVHNYFMTRDGYSEFRKLLEKAGLIKGSSFGLLSSADTYTVLVPSNDVIEANRDLIPEDEDELRKYLSYYIIPDQELYCYGEVDGEFQTKQEITVSSFEQMNARTDTDGLLKFSNLKGTSSAKVIDDVRYSNLLARDGTIHLIDNLLRAK
- a CDS encoding SDR family oxidoreductase, which gives rise to MSKTVIITGASTGFGKVTAKKFQAEGWNVVATMRSPEKETELNQLDNVLVCKMDVTEEASVHQALALATEKFGSVDALVNNAGYGALGVLEGASEEAVRRQFEVNVFGLIKVTQATIPIMREQGSGVIVNISSVGGRLAFPYFSLYHSSKFAVEGLTESLQYELNPLGIKMKIVEPGAYKTDFATRSLDIYGKGPEAYHQAFDEFMAFMSNLNSSQNISEVADAIFKASTDDSDQLRYVVGADAEQYIETAKELGTEGFIKMIRDRMKG
- the ggt gene encoding gamma-glutamyltransferase, with amino-acid sequence MKKHILSSLLLLVSIMPIFAQKTGTIAKNGMVSTAHPVASRVGLDILKKGGNAFDAAVAVKFALAVVYPRAGNISGGGFLVYRTASGENGSLDFRERAPLSASRDMYLDKNGNVIKNLSLKGALAVGVPGTVDGMYELWSKKGKLPWKALIQPSVDLAQNGFELTKAEADKLNIYQDVLKEMNGAPNPYISPAGKWKKGDRIINKSLANTLTAVRDNGRAGFYEGKVADDLVNTIQKNGGILSHKDLREYKSIWRGTISADYRGYTIHSMPPPSSGGIALAQLFTGSEMMNLSDYKHNSPDAIHLMTELERRVYADRATHLGDPDFYDVPQAMLLDREYLRKRFSDIRMDKKTDSQRIKPGKVNRIESLETTHLSIVDKDGNAASITTSLNGNYGSKLMAKEGGYLLNNVMDDFSSKPGTPNQFGLVGAEANAIAPGKRMLSSMSPSIVEKDGKLFMVVGTPGGSTIITSVYQTILNIIDHGMSMREAVDAKKFHSQWLPDVIVMEEKSFSSETLDSLRKRGHKLKFASQLGRMDCVLVRPDGSLEGASDTNRSDGQALGY